A window from Sebastes fasciatus isolate fSebFas1 chromosome 22, fSebFas1.pri, whole genome shotgun sequence encodes these proteins:
- the LOC141760870 gene encoding alpha-2 adrenergic receptor-like, translating to MDSFNASGMDAFTVIHLNSSSGYSLAAIASIAALVSFLILFTVVGNILVVIAVLTSRALKAPQNLFLVSLATADILVATLVMPFSLANELMGYWYFGKVWCGIYLALDVLFCTSSIVHLCAISLDRYWSVTQAVEYNLKRTPKRVKCIILIVWLISAFISSPPLISIDGKSDVSLQPQCELNDDTWYILSSSIASFFAPCVIMVLVYIRIYQVAKTRTRTMSEKKNHPRPDGVTQTENGMSKATSPFHAGGERENGHCQCPATPSQRTVTMAQQTEDGDMESSSSEGKGHNKPQQQEDAQKAKRAANKKRCSISKQSARISRVSNKSMDLFASRRKRRRSSVALKKVSQAREKRFTFVLAVVMGVFVVCWFPFFFSYSLYGMCRDSCKIPDPLFKFFFWIGYCNSSLNPAIYTIFNRDFRRAFQKILCKSWKKSF from the coding sequence ATGGATTCGTTCAACGCCAGCGGGATGGACGCGTTCACGGTCATCCACCTGAACTCCTCCAGTGGATATTCTCTAGCAGCGATAGCCAGCATCGCAGCCCTTGTGAGTTTCCTCATCCTCTTCACCGTGGTTGGGAATATCCTGGTGGTTATCGCTGTCCTGACGAGCAGAGCGCTGAAAGCTCCGCAGAACCTTTTCCTGGTGTCTCTGGCCACCGCGGACATCCTGGTGGCCACTTTGGTGATGCCTTTCTCTCTGGCGAATGAACTCATGGGCTACTGGTATTTTGGGAAAGTTTGGTGCGGTATTTATCTGGCTCTGGATGTTCTCTTCTGCACCTCGTCTATTGTGCACCTGTGCGCAATAAGCCTGGACCGCTACTGGTCCGTTACGCAGGCGGTCGAGTACAACCTGAAGCGCACTCCAAAGCGCGTCAAGTGCATCATCTTGATAGTGTGGCTCATTTCTGCTTTCATCTCATCTCCACCGCTCATATCTATTGATGGCAAAAGTGATGTGAGCCTTCAGCCTCAGTGCGAGCTCAATGATGACACTTGGTACATCCTCTCCTCCAGCATTGCCTCCTTTTTTGCACCGTGCGTAATCATGGTGCTGGTGTACATCAGGATATACCAGGTGGCcaaaaccagaaccagaaccatgtcggaaaaaaaaaatcatcccaGGCCAGATGGTGTCACACAAACTGAGAATGGAATGAGCAAAGCCACCTCTCCTTTCCATGCTGGTGGTGAAAGGGAGAATGGTCACTGTCAGTGTCCAGCCACGCCCTCACAACGCACAGTCACCATGGCACAACAGACAGAGGATGGAGACATGGAGAGCTCCTCCTCAGAGGGCAAAGGTCACAACAAAccccagcagcaggaggacgcCCAGAAAGCCAAGCGAGCCGCCAACAAAAAGAGATGCTCCATCTCCAAACAGTCTGCTCGCATCTCCAGAGTCAGCAACAAATCCATGGACCTCTTCGCCTCCAGGAGGAAACGTCGCCGGAGCTCCGTGGCCTTGAAAAAGGTGTCCCAAGCCAGGGAGAAGAGGTTTACATTCGTCCTGGCCGTGGTCATGGGGGTGTTTGTCGTGTGCTGGTTCCCCTTTTTCTTCAGCTACAGCCTGTACGGCATGTGCAGGGACTCCTGTAAGATCCCTGACCCGCTCTTTAAGTTCTTCTTCTGGATTGGCTACTGTAACAGCTCCCTCAACCCAGCCATCTACACCATCTTCAACCGGGACTTCAGGCGCGCCTTCCAGAAGATCCTTTGCAAATCGTGGAAAAAGTCCTTTTAA